GCGtgcaggaggcaggcaggagagcCCGCTGGAAGCCAGATAGCTCCAGTGCCAGATTTCTGAAGACACTGCTCCAGGCCCAGCGGGGTTCagtgggaggaggcagagccTGCCGAGCGCTAAGGAGCCCAGGGGGCAGTGAACAACCCGCCTCTATCTCTAGGCACAGGCACACAGGGCCCTTCCTTTCCGGGCTCCTCCAGGGCAGGCTGTCACTGGGAGGGAGGCCCACCTTCTgcatccttccctcccctccccgcaggTTCCACTGCTCCTGGTGCTGGCACACCTGGCAGTCGACCCACGTGGTCATCCTCTTCCACATGTACCTGGACCGCGAGCAGCGGGCGGGCTCGGTGCGCATGCGCGTCTTCAAGCAGCTGTGCCACGAGTGCGGCACCGCGCGGCTGGACGAGTCGAGCATGCTGGAGGAGAACATCGAGAGCCTGGTGGACAACCTCATCACCAGCCTGCGCGAGCAGTGCTACGAGGAAGACGGCGGCCAGTACCGCATCCACGTGGCCAGCCGCCCGGACGCGGGTCCGCACCGCAGCGAGTTCTGCGAGGCCTGCCAGGAGGGCGTCGTGCACTGGAAGCCCAGCGAGAAGCTGCTGGAGGAGGAGGCCATCACCTGCACCTTCTCAGGGGCCTCCAAGCCAAGCGCCCAGGAGGGTTCCGGCTACAGCTTCTTCTCGCTTCGCTGGTGCCTCTTCGGGGCCGCCCTCTGCCTGCTCATTGTCTACCTGCAGTTCTCCTTCCGCAGCTCTGCCTTCCTTTAGTGGAGCTGCGCCCATGGGGTGGGAAGGTTCTGGCTGCAGTTCTTCTGCAGAGTCAACAGGACTCTGGACAGCTCGCTCCGGGCCTCAGTTTATTCCTCCATGGAATGGGAGGTTTGCTCTGGGAGATACTTAATGGTCCTGCCATTAAAATGTatagtgatgggggagggggagagggtctAGGGAGGATTTAGGCCTGGTGGTAGTAAATAAACCCACAGGGAGGTATCTTCTCCCTCCACTTCCTCCACATCCATCCCGACCCCTCCTTTTGCTTCATTTCCATATCCCGCATCCCATTAGGACCCCCATTAGGTCCTGTCTTGCCCTGGCTTCATCTCAAGGTCGTCTTCAGCTGCCTCTGACCATCCTGCCACGGTTCTCCTCGGAGAGGGCAGTGATCCCACCCTATGCGTGAATATTCAGTGCATTTTCATTCAGTCCCTCTCCTGGAGAGTCTGCTCCCACTCTTCTGAAAGTTTCAGATTGTTACTTTGGTGCTCGAGCCTGCCTGGCTGGAATCATTTAgagctgcactgtccaatatggtggccaATATGTggctatttgaatttaaattaattaaaatgaaatgaaattcagaattcagttcctcagttgcaccAGCCATGTAGCAAATGCCcagtagccatatgtggctagtggctaccatactgtGCCGTGCAGATGTAGGAAATCATCATAAAAATTTCTAGACTAGAGCTTGAAGTTACTAGTTAAACGTATGTGGGCTCATAAAAATAAGAGAGGGACACAGGTTTAAAGGTGCAGCAGGAAGCCTTCGGGGGGCAGGGACAGGTAGGCGTGTGGTGTGTTAGAGATACACAAATAAATCTGTAACCTCTGTGTTGCTGACCGTCAGCTGATTGGAATTTGTGGGTCCCAGTGTTGTCTAAGCTTATTtcctgggaggggggaggacctGTTGAAATTCACTGCAAGGTGATGGGACGCTCTTTTGGTCTCTCTTGctcttgctgtgtgtgtgtgtgtgtgtgtgtgtgtgtttgtgtgtgtgtgtgtgtgtgtcagtttgGGGCTTccagaatacatttttgtgttttgaaggAACGTATGAGCTATGGCACCAGTAATTACCCATAATGGAGGGAGATGTTCCTCTGTCATCCTGAATGAAAATACCTTTGTAGGCAATTCTGTGGTTCTCCCAGTTACTGTGGATGGGGAGAGAAGGGGTGTATTAGGCAGATCTGTGGATGTAGATCATTCAGGTGTTGGTGGGGCTATGTGTCTCCATTCAGGGGAGGTGACAAGCAAGGGgaaacatgagcagaggaggcagACAGTACCTGCACGGTTATTGATTGGCAGCCTGCGGACTCCCTGATGAAGAATACAGTAAGATGTGCGAAGGAATGCTATGCCAAGACTTGAGATCTGGGTACCAGTTCGAAGATACAGTGGAATGAGTCGGTAAAAACCCATTACCACCCCTGGGGGGAAAAATGGCATGAAGTATATTCTATGGTTAAAAGCTGTATTCTGTCCATTTGCATCCATAAGTCAGCATTCATTTACTCAAGCCTATTTGATTAGCCTGTCCTAAGTTCCAGGATCACAAAGGTAATCAGGCACAATGCCTGACCTGCAGGGCCCGTGTTGTGTGCCAGTCCATGCTGTGATAGAAAGGGGGCAACCTAATCATACCTGAGGAGTGGTTTCTTGGAAGAGGAGTCGTTCACCCATGATGTCTTGAAGGATATATGGAAGTGGTCGGGAGGTCAAGGTTAGGGCTGGCAGGCAGCTCAGTTCATCCCAGTTGGAGTGAAAATGGAAGTCCCCAGATGCAAAGCTCATTTCATGTTCAGGAAGCAGGAAGCGACCAAGTACCAGAAGAAGCCAGGAAGATGGAGCACGAGAGGAACCTGGGAGCAGGGGCCAGGAATAGGTGGAAAAGCAAAGTAGGTTGGACTTGGGTGAAGGTGGTTTTCTCAGCTCAGGTAAGGAGTGAGGCAGGAGCATTTTAatttatggtaaatattttattgtcagtTTCAAAACTTGTCTTTGAAAGAGAGCAAAAAGGTAATGGTGAACAGCAATCCTACTCCTAGTGCCTTCTAGAAACCTTTGAATGCCTGCAGATGTTGAGGCTTGCAACACCTGTGTATGAGAGGAAGCGTTCAGTCTTACCTCACTATAGTGTTCATCCAGCCTTCTCTCTTGCCTCAGCAGCTGAGAATAGTCTCAGCTTTCACTTCAGGGATCAGAATGGATGATCTCTTCAAGTGTTCTGCGGGCAATGAGAATCTGGGCTGCAAATCACAAAACTATTAACTTCAGTCAAGGAACACAGAAAGCTTTGTTTATTCAATACCGAAATAAGGTCAACTAACTATTTTAATAATCCCTGAAAGTAGGCAGTCTGTTTCTGGTCCCAATTGTTCATGTATGTTGAATTCAACTGAGGGCAGTTACAGTgcaaatgattttccttttttgcttttttgttcctttttgtttctgcAATCAAATACATCACTtccttaaagatttaaatatacaTCTGTCCATATCCATTACATATCGTAGATGCATGAAGTAAGAATAAATGcatcaaatagaataaaatacgTAAAACTTTTCATGGTGCGTGTGTGTTCATATAGCAAAGTGCTTATAtaaaggatgagaaagagaagagcagtcACGGACATCTGAGGGCTGGTCTGGCTGCCACGGTTACGTTGTGGTGGTCAATTCACATACCAACCTCAGACCAGACCCCTCTGGGACGATGCTGGATCCAGGCAAGCACAGGACCACTCCATAATCGTCTCCGACTACAAATGGAAGCATGAACATTGTCCAAACCACACAACATCACCAAACTGGCCCCTATTGTGACCAGTATGAGTGGTTGCTATTTCTTTGCCAGTCATACCTTCTGTCCTTCCAGATAAGACTAAAAGCACTCCATCATAGAATTATCCCCACTTTCTGATAATATCCACTCCAGAGCACAGCCCATTTACATgaaccttcccctccccaccctcccccgcccacccccctccccgcacaTGTCCCAATGCTATAGTGTGTCTTTTCTAATACCCTCTTCCTGAGATTCCTCAGGGTTTCTAAGTGCATCCTCCTTCTTTGCAATGAGTCTAAACACCTAACTTTGTTCAGTAACACTAGTGTTCCTCGTGGTCTTTGGCTGAAGGAAACTGACAAGGAGGTTATATAGCCCTTCTTCCACTGTCCATGAGGCTACCAGATGTCTCAgtgaactataaataaataaatagataaataaataaataaataaataaatgcagaaagatTTTCTCTGACTGTGAGATATTTAACTGAGAAAACCAAACAGTTGaccaagtaaaataaaagtcaagaattaagaaattttaaaagggtgtttctaggggcgcctgggtggctcagtcggttaagcgtccgacttcggctcaggtcatgatctcacagtccgtgagttcgagccccgcgtcgggctctgtgctgacagctcagagcctggagcctgtttcagattctgtgtctccctctctctctgcccctccccgttcatgctctgtctctctctgtctcaaaaataaattaacgttaaaaaaaaaaaatttaaaaaaaaaagggtgtttCTAAATCTGAGgatagaaatgaaataaacatatttgcatttatttgcaaATTAAGGAATGCAACCCCAcgtaaaaattatttctgttttaatgctttttaatccTTTAATGATTTATTTGATAGTATtgctaggtttttaaaaatcactttcccATGAAAAGTTAAACAACAAATGTCTATTCTAGTACTCATTATCTTTGCggttttagaaaatgtatttttacccATATTCTTACATCTATTTCAGGGAAGTTACATAAGCCATTAATTCCTTTGGTAGAATGGGGAGAAATTTCACATACCCTCTTCCCTGCCAGCTtggattttcagttttgttagaaTGAGCTAGTATTTTATAACTAAATTCAGAAAATGCTTTATGGCTTACATGGTTTCTTTAGAGAATTATATTAGACACATGCATTATGTTTCATAATATTAATTTAGGAAttgacttttacattttacaaatttatttctcccacCATCTCTATACCAGCCCACTCCACTTTAGAGgtctttattttggtttattttcttcctttcatttgaagTACTTTTATGAGTAATATTTTCAGAGAAGGTCTGTGCTTGGTTTGGCTGTCTGAGATTTCTGTTGTTCTTATTTCCCCAAAATAGCTTGGCTAAGTACTGTATTCTGTGATCacaatccttttattttattttattttattttattttattttattttcccctctcaAAACTTGGTAGGCATTACTGCAATGTCTTCTGGAATTTATTGagacaaaaaaaattgttatcagcctaatatttcttttcttttaaattgcctGATATaatgtaaatgtgtatgtgtgtatatatgcacaataGTTTCACAATTCTGGTAAAAATACAATCTAGAGAGTTTCTAAGGTTTTGCTTGTTTCATtttgtctacttttaaaaaaaaaaaatttaaacatttttatttatttttgaaagacagagacagagcacaagtgggggaggggcagagagagagggagacacagaatccaaagcaggctccaggctccgagctgtcagcacagagcccgacgtggggctcgaacccagaaactgtgagatcatgacctgagctgaagtcagacgctcaaccgactgagctgcccaggtacccccattttgtctactttttttttacaaaaatgtttttaatgcttatttgtttttgagagacgcAGGGTGCAAgcaggcgaagggcagagagagggagacacagaatctgaggcatactccaggctctgagctgt
The Panthera tigris isolate Pti1 chromosome C2, P.tigris_Pti1_mat1.1, whole genome shotgun sequence genome window above contains:
- the RTP2 gene encoding receptor-transporting protein 2 produces the protein MCTTSLTTCEWKKVFYEKMEVAKPADSWELIMDPNLKLDELAPGWKQYLEQHASGRFHCSWCWHTWQSTHVVILFHMYLDREQRAGSVRMRVFKQLCHECGTARLDESSMLEENIESLVDNLITSLREQCYEEDGGQYRIHVASRPDAGPHRSEFCEACQEGVVHWKPSEKLLEEEAITCTFSGASKPSAQEGSGYSFFSLRWCLFGAALCLLIVYLQFSFRSSAFL